The Mycobacterium paragordonae genome includes a region encoding these proteins:
- a CDS encoding ribose-phosphate diphosphokinase gives MSHDWTDNRKNLMLFSGRAHPELAEQVAKELDVHVTAQTARDFANGEIFVRFQESVRGCDAFVLQSCPMPVNQWLMEQLIMIDALKRGSAKRITAVMPFYPYARQDKKHRGREPISARLVADLLKTAGADRIVTVDLHTDQIQGFFDGPVDHMRGQNLLTGYIRDNYPDGNMVVVSPDSGRVRIAEKWADALGGVPLAFIHKTRDPRVPNQVVSNRVVGEVAGRTCVLIDDMIDTGGTIAGAVKLLHNDGAKDVIIAATHGVLSDPAAERLASCGAREVIVTNTLPIGEEKRFPQLTVLSIAPLLASTIRAVFENGSVTGLFDGDA, from the coding sequence GTGAGCCACGACTGGACCGATAACCGCAAAAATCTGATGCTCTTCAGCGGCCGGGCCCACCCGGAGCTGGCCGAGCAGGTAGCCAAAGAACTCGACGTCCACGTCACCGCGCAGACGGCGCGGGATTTCGCCAACGGTGAGATCTTCGTGCGCTTCCAGGAGTCGGTGCGCGGATGCGACGCGTTCGTGCTGCAGTCCTGCCCGATGCCGGTGAACCAGTGGCTCATGGAGCAGCTGATCATGATCGACGCGCTCAAGCGGGGCAGCGCCAAGCGGATCACCGCGGTCATGCCGTTCTACCCGTATGCCCGCCAGGACAAGAAGCACCGCGGCCGCGAACCGATTTCGGCCCGCCTGGTGGCCGACCTGCTCAAGACCGCCGGCGCCGACCGGATCGTGACTGTCGACCTGCACACCGATCAGATTCAGGGCTTCTTCGACGGACCCGTGGACCACATGCGCGGGCAGAACCTGTTGACCGGCTATATCCGGGACAACTACCCCGACGGCAACATGGTCGTCGTCTCCCCCGACTCCGGCCGGGTGCGCATCGCCGAGAAGTGGGCCGACGCGCTGGGCGGCGTGCCGCTGGCATTCATCCACAAGACCCGCGACCCGCGGGTGCCCAACCAGGTGGTGTCCAACCGGGTGGTCGGCGAGGTGGCCGGGCGCACCTGTGTGCTGATCGACGACATGATCGACACCGGTGGAACGATCGCCGGCGCCGTGAAGCTGCTGCACAACGACGGCGCCAAGGACGTGATCATCGCGGCCACCCACGGGGTACTCTCCGACCCGGCGGCCGAGCGACTGGCCTCGTGTGGCGCCCGCGAGGTGATCGTGACCAACACCCTGCCCATCGGCGAGGAGAAGCGCTTCCCGCAGCTCACCGTGCTGTCCATCGCGCCGCTGCTGGCCAGCACCATCCGCGCGGTCTTCGAAAACGGCTCAGTCACAGGACTGTTCGACGGGGACGCCTAG
- a CDS encoding LpqN/LpqT family lipoprotein, whose product MTARVIRACAAAVGVAALTLTTACGPKAADYQSIWTTPSSATSTSPKPTEPPVPLSKYLEGEGVLGDPVLPSDLTDMVVSIPTPPGWKPRAVDSKTSPKAVMISKGDSYPAAMLVVFKLRGEFNPTEAIKHANTDLPDSFHQLDASTADYNGFPSSMVQGTYELKGARMRSWNRVVMPTGPAPDNQRYLVQLIITSLAEQAVSESNDVEAIIRGFVVARK is encoded by the coding sequence GTGACCGCCAGGGTGATACGCGCGTGCGCGGCTGCGGTGGGGGTTGCCGCATTGACCCTGACCACCGCCTGTGGGCCGAAAGCCGCTGACTACCAGTCGATCTGGACGACACCGTCATCGGCTACCAGCACCTCACCGAAACCCACCGAGCCCCCGGTTCCGCTGTCGAAGTACCTGGAAGGCGAAGGCGTCCTGGGTGATCCGGTGCTGCCGAGCGACCTGACCGACATGGTCGTCTCGATCCCGACACCCCCCGGCTGGAAACCGCGCGCCGTCGACTCGAAGACCAGCCCGAAAGCGGTGATGATCTCCAAGGGCGACAGCTATCCCGCAGCGATGCTGGTGGTGTTCAAGCTGCGTGGCGAATTCAATCCCACTGAGGCGATCAAGCACGCGAACACCGATCTCCCGGACAGCTTTCACCAACTCGACGCCTCGACCGCCGACTACAACGGCTTCCCGTCGTCGATGGTCCAGGGGACGTATGAACTCAAGGGCGCGCGGATGCGCAGTTGGAACCGGGTGGTGATGCCCACCGGCCCAGCGCCGGACAACCAGCGCTACCTGGTGCAACTGATCATCACCAGCCTGGCCGAGCAGGCCGTCTCGGAGAGCAACGACGTCGAGGCGATCATCCGGGGATTCGTGGTCGCCCGGAAATAG
- the glmU gene encoding bifunctional UDP-N-acetylglucosamine diphosphorylase/glucosamine-1-phosphate N-acetyltransferase GlmU — protein MSFRGDTAVLVLAAGPGTRMRSDTPKVLHVLGGRSMLSHSLHAMTKLAPQHLVVVLGHDHERISPLVAELADSLGRTIDVALQDKPQGTGHAVLCGLSALPEDYAGIVVVAAGDTPLLDADTLADLIATHSSAGAAVTVLTTTLDDPHGYGRILRTQDNEVMAIVEQTDATASQRGIREVNTGVYAFDIAALKSALSRLSSDNAQQELYLTDVIAILRRDGHTVSAQHIDDSAVVAGVNNRVQLAELGAELNRRIVAAHQLAGVTVIDPATTWIDVDVTIGRDTVIHPGTQLLGRTQIGGHCSIGPDTTLADVSVGDKATICRTHGSSATIGGGATVGPFTFLRPGTVLGAEGKLGAFVETKNATIGTGTKVPHLTYVGDADIGEHSNIGASSVFVNYDGTSKSRTTIGSHVRTGSDTMFVAPVTVGDGAYTGAGTVVREDVPPGALAVSAGPQRNIENWVQRKRPGTAAAEAADRATRNSTAGETP, from the coding sequence ATGAGTTTTCGTGGTGACACCGCGGTTCTGGTCCTCGCGGCCGGGCCCGGCACCCGGATGCGGTCAGACACCCCCAAAGTGCTGCACGTCCTCGGCGGGCGCAGCATGCTGTCGCACTCCCTGCACGCGATGACCAAGCTCGCGCCCCAGCATCTCGTCGTTGTGCTGGGCCACGACCATGAGCGCATCTCGCCGCTGGTCGCTGAGCTGGCCGACAGCCTGGGCCGCACCATCGATGTCGCCCTGCAGGACAAGCCGCAGGGAACCGGCCACGCAGTGCTGTGCGGCCTGTCCGCGCTGCCCGAGGACTACGCCGGCATCGTCGTCGTCGCCGCGGGTGACACCCCGTTGCTGGACGCCGACACCCTGGCCGACCTCATCGCCACGCACAGCTCGGCGGGTGCGGCCGTCACGGTGCTCACCACCACGCTCGACGATCCGCACGGCTACGGCCGCATCCTGCGCACCCAGGACAACGAAGTGATGGCGATCGTCGAGCAGACCGACGCGACGGCGTCGCAGCGCGGGATCCGCGAGGTCAACACCGGCGTCTACGCCTTCGACATCGCGGCGCTGAAGTCCGCGCTCAGCCGGCTGAGCTCCGACAACGCCCAGCAGGAGCTCTACCTCACCGACGTCATCGCGATCCTGCGCCGCGACGGCCACACCGTCAGCGCCCAGCACATCGACGACAGCGCCGTGGTCGCGGGCGTCAACAACCGGGTTCAGCTCGCCGAACTGGGCGCGGAGCTCAACCGCCGGATCGTCGCCGCCCACCAACTGGCCGGGGTCACCGTCATCGACCCGGCGACGACCTGGATCGACGTGGACGTGACCATCGGCCGCGACACCGTGATCCACCCCGGCACCCAGCTGCTCGGACGCACCCAGATCGGCGGTCACTGCAGTATCGGGCCCGATACGACGCTCGCCGACGTCAGCGTCGGCGACAAGGCCACCATCTGCCGCACGCACGGCTCGTCGGCGACCATCGGCGGCGGCGCCACGGTCGGCCCCTTCACCTTCCTACGGCCCGGAACCGTGCTGGGTGCCGAAGGAAAGCTGGGCGCATTCGTCGAGACCAAGAACGCCACCATCGGCACCGGCACCAAGGTGCCGCACCTGACCTACGTGGGCGACGCCGACATCGGCGAACACAGCAACATCGGCGCATCCAGCGTGTTCGTCAACTACGACGGCACCTCCAAGAGCCGGACCACGATCGGCTCACACGTGCGCACCGGCTCGGACACCATGTTCGTCGCCCCGGTGACCGTCGGCGACGGCGCTTACACCGGCGCCGGCACCGTAGTGCGCGAGGACGTCCCGCCGGGTGCGCTGGCGGTTTCGGCCGGTCCGCAGCGCAACATCGAGAACTGGGTCCAGCGCAAGCGACCCGGCACGGCGGCCGCCGAAGCCGCTGATCGGGCTACCCGCAACTCCACAGCCGGTGAGACACCGTGA
- a CDS encoding LuxR family transcriptional regulator, whose translation MSQHAEIPALTWGEMGVSELLPTGTVTLLLADVEGSTALWESQPEQMTAALGLLNRTVDETVAAYEGVRPVEQGEGDSFVAAFARATDAVACASALQRAPLAPIRIRIGLHTGEIQLRDEGNYAGPTINRTARIRDLAHGGQTVMSGVTESLVIDRLPEGAWLTDLGSYPLRGVPRPERVAQLCHADLRNEFPPLRVRTEVASHNLPVHLTSFVGRQAQVSEVRQLVISDRLVTLTGAGGVGKTRLAVEVSSQLSPEFPDGIWYVDLAPITNAAVAPLTVARTLGLPDHPGRSTMELLVRFLGEKSMLLVLDNCEHLLDACGDMVVELLGSCPHATILSTSREPLGVPGELTWRVPSLSLTEEAVELFADRARQARPDFVVNEANTPLVRDICERLDGMPLAIELAAARIRALSLQQIGSSLHDRFRLLTGGARTAVRRQQTLRASVDWSHALLTEPERVLFRRLAVFTGGFDLEAAQAIGAGSEMESYQLLDQLSLLVDKSLVVASETSTHAGTDSGMRYSLLETVRQYAQEKLGESGEAEQTRTRHRDYYTSTATELASQGLAGVERLLAWARAESDNLRAAFAWSLDSSDRESALRLASALQDFWLRTGIFREALAAFDAVLTDRRPEEIAPSVWVAAIADQCTIAGWAGAYGHADLAYEALDVARDLEDPALVARALGACGIVTFYNAEVAQAYFTEAIDMARAAGDEWRLLPLFSYQATTAVVAGEPKAAIAAAAAGRDLADALGDGFFSRNNRAWLGCGLWFHGDLDEAIEVLRSVVAEAEAAADPSATIFGQVCLSGTLAFKGDVAPARSAAQTASAASDSVGGMTEDTVNGAIAHAALAGGDAEAAVLASREALRYIVPDREAFTRSVAPLAESLLACGDFVAARQWADECVAVVPGIFRMTELTVRAYIALAENDPEQAERDAHEALTIAAATQGYMKVADTLECVARLAADESNMAYAARLLGAADGIRQRKGHARFPMYQAGHDATVATIREALGDSAFEDAWAEGAALSIEEAIAYAQRGRGERKRPSSGWRALTPMELDVARLVAEGLGNKDIGARLFISPRTVQSHLRHAYAKLGLSSRVELSREVLRRA comes from the coding sequence ATGAGCCAACACGCGGAGATACCGGCGCTGACCTGGGGTGAAATGGGTGTGAGCGAGTTACTGCCGACGGGGACGGTGACGTTGCTACTCGCCGACGTCGAGGGCTCGACGGCGTTATGGGAATCGCAACCTGAACAGATGACGGCTGCGTTGGGACTGCTGAACCGTACGGTGGACGAGACCGTCGCCGCGTATGAGGGCGTGCGTCCGGTCGAGCAGGGTGAGGGTGACAGCTTCGTTGCCGCGTTCGCACGGGCGACGGATGCGGTTGCGTGTGCCTCGGCGTTGCAGCGGGCGCCGCTGGCGCCGATCCGGATTCGCATCGGGTTGCACACCGGCGAGATTCAGCTGCGTGATGAGGGCAATTACGCGGGGCCGACGATCAACCGCACGGCCCGTATCCGCGATCTGGCCCACGGGGGTCAAACGGTGATGTCCGGGGTGACCGAGTCACTGGTGATTGACCGGCTGCCGGAGGGGGCGTGGCTGACCGACCTCGGTAGTTATCCGCTGCGGGGTGTGCCGCGACCGGAGCGAGTGGCGCAACTGTGCCATGCGGACTTACGCAATGAGTTCCCGCCGCTGCGGGTTCGTACGGAGGTTGCGTCGCACAATCTTCCGGTACACCTGACCAGTTTCGTCGGGCGTCAGGCGCAAGTGTCGGAAGTGCGGCAGCTGGTCATCAGCGACAGGTTGGTGACGTTGACCGGTGCCGGCGGCGTCGGCAAGACTCGCCTGGCCGTCGAGGTCTCTTCGCAACTGAGTCCCGAATTCCCGGACGGCATTTGGTATGTGGATCTGGCGCCGATCACGAACGCCGCCGTGGCGCCGTTGACCGTCGCACGCACTCTCGGGCTACCCGATCACCCCGGGCGCTCCACGATGGAGCTGCTGGTGCGGTTCCTCGGCGAGAAATCCATGTTGCTGGTGCTGGACAACTGTGAGCATCTGCTCGATGCCTGCGGCGACATGGTGGTGGAATTACTGGGCTCCTGCCCGCATGCGACGATCCTTTCCACCAGCCGTGAGCCGCTCGGTGTCCCCGGCGAGCTCACCTGGCGCGTGCCGTCGCTATCTCTCACCGAGGAGGCGGTCGAACTGTTCGCTGACCGCGCTCGTCAAGCTCGCCCGGATTTTGTTGTCAATGAGGCGAATACGCCGCTCGTGAGGGACATCTGCGAGCGCCTCGACGGCATGCCCCTGGCGATCGAGCTTGCCGCGGCACGCATTCGGGCACTGTCGTTGCAACAGATCGGCAGCTCCCTGCACGATCGGTTCCGGTTGCTGACCGGCGGCGCACGCACGGCGGTGCGACGGCAGCAGACACTGCGGGCATCGGTCGACTGGTCGCATGCGCTGCTGACCGAGCCGGAACGGGTCTTGTTCCGACGGCTTGCGGTATTCACCGGAGGGTTCGATCTCGAGGCTGCCCAAGCGATCGGTGCCGGCAGCGAAATGGAGAGCTACCAACTTCTGGACCAGCTCAGCTTATTGGTGGACAAATCGCTGGTGGTCGCATCCGAAACAAGTACCCATGCCGGCACCGACAGCGGAATGCGTTACTCGTTGCTGGAGACAGTGCGCCAGTACGCGCAGGAAAAGCTCGGCGAGTCGGGTGAGGCCGAACAGACGCGCACTCGGCACCGTGACTATTACACCTCGACGGCAACGGAATTGGCGTCGCAGGGACTGGCCGGCGTGGAAAGGTTGCTGGCCTGGGCGCGCGCCGAAAGTGACAACCTGCGAGCGGCATTCGCATGGAGCCTGGACAGTTCCGACCGTGAATCGGCATTGCGTCTGGCGTCGGCATTGCAAGATTTCTGGCTGCGAACCGGAATTTTCCGCGAAGCGCTGGCGGCGTTCGACGCAGTCCTGACCGACCGCCGGCCCGAGGAGATTGCACCGAGTGTCTGGGTTGCCGCCATTGCCGACCAGTGCACAATCGCGGGATGGGCGGGCGCTTACGGCCACGCGGACCTGGCATACGAGGCACTCGACGTTGCCCGCGACCTCGAGGATCCGGCGCTGGTGGCCCGTGCACTCGGTGCGTGCGGCATTGTGACCTTTTACAACGCGGAGGTAGCGCAGGCCTACTTCACCGAAGCGATCGACATGGCTCGTGCCGCCGGAGACGAGTGGCGCCTCTTGCCGCTTTTCAGTTATCAGGCCACCACCGCCGTCGTCGCCGGAGAACCGAAGGCGGCAATCGCGGCAGCTGCAGCGGGACGTGATCTCGCCGACGCCTTGGGCGATGGTTTTTTCTCGCGCAATAATCGGGCCTGGCTTGGATGTGGGTTGTGGTTCCACGGAGACCTCGACGAGGCTATCGAGGTTCTTCGCTCCGTGGTCGCGGAGGCCGAAGCGGCAGCAGACCCGTCCGCCACGATCTTCGGGCAAGTCTGCCTCAGCGGAACGCTTGCGTTCAAAGGGGACGTCGCTCCGGCGCGCTCTGCCGCGCAGACCGCGTCGGCTGCGTCGGACAGTGTGGGTGGGATGACGGAAGACACGGTGAACGGAGCGATTGCGCACGCCGCCCTTGCCGGCGGTGACGCCGAGGCGGCCGTGCTGGCGTCCCGGGAAGCATTGCGGTACATCGTTCCAGACCGCGAAGCGTTCACCCGCAGTGTCGCACCGCTGGCCGAATCGCTGCTCGCGTGCGGCGATTTCGTCGCCGCACGGCAGTGGGCCGACGAGTGCGTCGCCGTGGTGCCGGGTATTTTCAGAATGACTGAGCTGACCGTGCGCGCGTACATCGCACTCGCCGAGAACGATCCCGAGCAGGCCGAACGCGACGCTCATGAAGCGCTGACGATAGCGGCTGCGACGCAGGGCTACATGAAGGTGGCCGACACCTTGGAATGCGTTGCCCGTCTTGCCGCTGACGAAAGCAACATGGCATATGCTGCGCGCTTGCTGGGCGCGGCCGACGGTATCCGGCAGCGCAAAGGGCATGCCCGCTTTCCGATGTACCAGGCCGGCCACGATGCCACCGTCGCGACTATTCGTGAGGCGTTGGGGGACAGCGCATTCGAGGATGCGTGGGCTGAGGGTGCGGCGCTGTCCATCGAAGAGGCAATAGCGTATGCGCAGCGGGGCCGTGGCGAACGGAAGCGTCCCTCAAGCGGCTGGCGTGCGCTGACTCCGATGGAGCTCGACGTGGCACGTCTGGTTGCAGAAGGCCTGGGCAACAAGGACATCGGCGCACGGCTGTTCATATCGCCGCGGACGGTGCAGAGCCATCTCAGGCACGCCTACGCCAAACTCGGCTTGTCCTCGCGAGTAGAACTCTCCCGGGAAGTGCTCCGCCGCGCCTGA
- a CDS encoding TetR/AcrR family transcriptional regulator, with protein MTGSERRRQLIGIARSLFAERGYEGTSIEEIAQRANVSKPVVYEHFGGKEGLYAVVVDREMSALLDGITSSLTNNRSRVRVERVALALLTYVEERTDGFRIMLRDSPAAISSGTYSSLLNDAVSQVSSILAGDFARRGLDPDLAPLYAQALVGSVSMTAQWWLDTREPKKEVVAAHLVNLMWNGLTHLEADPQLRDE; from the coding sequence ATGACCGGTAGCGAGCGCCGGCGCCAACTCATCGGCATCGCCCGGTCGCTGTTCGCCGAGCGCGGCTACGAAGGCACCTCGATCGAAGAGATCGCCCAGCGCGCCAACGTGTCCAAACCGGTCGTATACGAGCATTTCGGCGGCAAGGAAGGCCTCTACGCCGTCGTGGTGGACCGGGAGATGTCCGCGCTGCTGGACGGCATCACCTCGTCGTTGACCAACAACCGGTCCCGGGTGCGCGTCGAGCGGGTCGCCCTGGCGTTGCTCACCTACGTCGAGGAACGCACCGACGGCTTCCGCATCATGCTCCGCGACTCGCCCGCCGCGATCAGCTCGGGCACCTACTCCAGCCTGCTCAACGACGCCGTCAGCCAGGTCAGCTCCATCCTCGCCGGGGACTTCGCCCGCCGCGGACTGGATCCCGACCTCGCGCCGCTGTATGCCCAGGCGCTGGTGGGGTCGGTGTCGATGACGGCCCAGTGGTGGCTGGATACACGCGAGCCGAAAAAAGAAGTTGTGGCCGCGCACCTGGTCAATTTGATGTGGAATGGCCTGACCCACCTGGAGGCCGACCCGCAACTGCGGGACGAGTAG
- the arsC gene encoding arsenate reductase (glutaredoxin) (This arsenate reductase requires both glutathione and glutaredoxin to convert arsenate to arsenite, after which the efflux transporter formed by ArsA and ArsB can extrude the arsenite from the cell, providing resistance.): MGEAVIYHNPKCSTSRNTLELLRDNGIEPEVIQYLKTPPSRDELVRMIRDAGIEVRAAVRKRESLYTELNLADASDDELLDAMASHPILIERPFVVTPKGTRLARPIDGVREIL, encoded by the coding sequence ATGGGTGAGGCGGTCATCTATCACAACCCCAAGTGCAGCACCTCACGCAACACGTTGGAGCTGTTGCGGGACAACGGCATTGAGCCGGAAGTGATTCAGTACCTGAAGACGCCGCCGTCCAGGGACGAGTTGGTGCGGATGATCCGCGACGCGGGGATCGAGGTCCGCGCCGCGGTCCGCAAACGCGAATCGCTCTACACCGAACTCAACCTCGCCGACGCGAGCGACGACGAGTTGCTGGATGCCATGGCATCTCATCCCATCTTGATCGAACGGCCGTTCGTCGTCACTCCAAAAGGCACCCGGTTGGCTCGGCCGATCGACGGGGTGCGCGAGATTCTGTGA